The Stomoxys calcitrans chromosome 3, idStoCalc2.1, whole genome shotgun sequence genome includes a region encoding these proteins:
- the LOC131996293 gene encoding zinc finger protein 391-like yields MECLLCLNTDSNYIGEDSIEWSEWNIKQLVDQHLWAIEPNISPSCLCMNCWNELNGFHKFFTRIQEAHTNILLCEIKSEFDPLEDNKNLESFVNESLNECEIEETSSTATDYGQEIKIDIDRDYNRILDKNYESDDESTDHEQSNAVSEENDSPLRRNEASDERKIIKRNTAEYDDFLKKHFQINCDKCNEPFETFPLLAQHFSQVHNERGYAVCCGNKFVYRSCLVEHIRLHVDPDYYKCSYCTKRFTNKRNLQLHTLLHVDKKYACDKCDKKYARKSQLGEHKLTHMPKPEKKFQCKECGKFYISKQSLKYHQKVVHDFLYAKVCEICGQTLPGVSSYKQHMIRHNPNPVKCEDCGLLVTSKITLGYHRKLKHPEGGNREYTCPFCQKISPNIRAHKTHVKDNHDPNNRSECNICNKIFSKKSLKRHLEVHSGSLSYTCKWCPKQFNTNNNMGYHYKKAHPIEYEEEQRKRYSGNLPPAKYDSRVVNKI; encoded by the exons ATGGAGTGCTTGCTGTGCTTAAATACGGATTCAAACTACATAGGGGAAGATTCCATTGAGTGGTCGGAATGGAACATTAAACAATTGGTGGATCAACATTTATGGGCTATT GAGCCAAATATATCACCGTCGTGTCTTTGCATGAATTGTTGGAATGAATTAAATGGAttccataaattttttacaCGAATACAAGAAGCACATACAAATATATTATTGtgtgaaatcaaatcggaatttGACCCATTGGAGGATAATAAAAACTTAGAATCTTTTGTAAATGAGTCTTTAAACGAATGCGAGATTGAGGAAACATCTTCAACAGCAACTGACTATGGCCAAGAAATCAAAATAGACATTGATCGCGATTATAATAGGATTCTTGACAAAAATTATGAAAGCGATGACGAATCTACTGATCATGAGCAAAGCAATGCTGTTTCGGAAGAAAATGATAGTCCATTGCGTAGAAATGAGGCTTCTGATGAGaggaaaataattaaaagaaaCACGGCAGAGTATGATGATTTTCTTAAGAagcattttcaaataaattgcgACAAATGCAATGAACCTTTTGAGACCTTTCCATTGCTTGCCCAACATTTTAGCCAAGTTCACAATGAACGTGGTTATGCAGTTTGCTGCGGCAACAAATTCGTCTATCGCAGTTGTCTGGTAGAGCACATTCGATTGCATGTTGATCCTGATTACTACAAGTGTTCATATTGCACGAAGAGATTTACCAATAAACGCAATTTGCAGTTACACACCCTTCTGCACGTGGATAAGAAATATGCTTGTGACAAGTGTGATAAAAAGTATGCCAGAAAATCGCAACTTGGTGAACACAAATTGACCCATATGCCAAAACCAGAAaagaaatttcaatgtaaaGAATGTGGAAAATT TTATATCAGCAAACAATCGCTAAAGTATCACCAGAAGGTAGTACATGATTTTTTATATGCGAAAGTATGTGAGATATGTGGACAGACATTGCCAGGTGTCTCATCGTATAAGCAGCACATGATAAGACATAATCCTAACCCAGTTAAATGTGAAGACTGCGGCCTTTTAGTAACCAGTAAAATAACACTGGGATACCATAGAAAACTTAAACATCCCGAGGGAGGAAATCGTGAGTACACCTGCCCTTTTTGTCAGAAAATATCGCCAAATATTAGGGCTCACAAAACTCACGTAAAGGATAACCATGACCCAAATAATAGATCGGAATGCAATAtttgtaacaaaatatttagtAAAAAGTCGCTTAAG cGTCACCTGGAAGTCCATTCTGGCAGTTTATCATATACCTGCAAATGGTGCCCGAAGCAGTttaacacaaacaacaacatgGGCTACCACTACAAAAAAGCACACCCAATTGAATATGAGGAAGAGCAACGAAAAAGATATTCTGGAAATTTACCTCCTGCAAAATATGATTCAAGAGTtgtaaacaaaatataa